From a single Bacillus pseudomycoides DSM 12442 genomic region:
- a CDS encoding nucleoside hydrolase, translating to MKKVLFLGDPGIDDSLAIMYGLLHPEIEIVGIVTGYGNVTQEQATSNAAYLMQLAGREDIPIINGAKMPLSGEFTTYYPEIHGAEGLGPIRPPKTIQPNIKSFCAIFDIIQRYKKEIIIVDTGRSTSLATAFILGKDIMKDVKEYYCMGGAFLVPGNVTPVAEANFHGDALAANLVMQYAKNVTLIPLNVTSESIVTPETVHYIKKHSQTAFNKLIEPIFQYYYKAYKKINPKITGSPIHDVLTMMAVVNPSMVEYVYRKVEVDLEGSAKGESIADFRPQPDAKALKNWVRIGWKLNYKKFVENFVRIMT from the coding sequence ATGAAAAAGGTGCTTTTTTTGGGAGATCCAGGTATTGATGATTCTTTAGCCATTATGTATGGGCTATTACATCCTGAGATTGAAATCGTTGGGATTGTAACTGGATATGGAAATGTAACACAAGAGCAAGCAACGAGCAATGCTGCGTATTTAATGCAACTAGCAGGCAGAGAGGATATACCGATTATAAATGGAGCAAAAATGCCATTGTCAGGTGAATTTACAACATATTATCCGGAAATTCATGGAGCGGAAGGATTAGGGCCAATTCGCCCTCCAAAAACGATTCAACCAAATATTAAATCGTTTTGTGCAATCTTTGACATAATCCAGCGTTATAAAAAAGAAATTATTATTGTTGATACAGGAAGATCAACAAGTTTAGCAACGGCGTTTATATTAGGTAAAGATATAATGAAAGATGTAAAAGAATATTACTGTATGGGTGGAGCATTTCTTGTTCCAGGGAATGTTACCCCTGTAGCAGAGGCGAATTTTCATGGAGATGCACTTGCTGCAAATTTAGTCATGCAGTATGCAAAAAACGTAACATTAATCCCTCTAAATGTTACAAGTGAATCAATCGTTACACCTGAAACTGTGCATTATATAAAAAAACATTCACAAACTGCATTTAACAAATTAATTGAACCTATATTTCAATATTATTATAAGGCATATAAGAAAATAAATCCGAAAATTACCGGAAGCCCCATTCATGATGTGCTTACGATGATGGCAGTTGTAAATCCTTCTATGGTTGAATATGTATATCGGAAAGTAGAAGTTGATTTAGAAGGTAGTGCAAAGGGGGAAAGTATCGCTGATTTTCGGCCACAACCCGATGCGAAAGCTCTTAAAAATTGGGTGCGAATTGGGTGGAAATTAAATTATAAGAAATTTGTTGAAAATTTTGTTCGAATTATGACGTAG
- a CDS encoding prenyltransferase/squalene oxidase repeat-containing protein, which produces MLLYEKVRQEVERKVTALRTMQYQDGAWRFCFEGSPLTDCHMIFLLRLLGQNGEMEPFVTRVASLQTNEGTWKLYEDESVGNLSTTINAYVALLASGRYTKEDINMKRAEAFIRRQGGITKAHFMTKFLLALHGGYEYPSLFHFPTPMLFLPEDSPLSIFELSSSARIHLIPMMICMNKRFTVSKTILPNLDYISGGSKKQWFREERSSLFQRLLGDVKKFLSYPLSLQHKGYKEAERFMIERIETNGTLYSYASATFYMIYALLALGHSIQSPLISNAVLGLKSYIWNMNKGTHLQNSPSTVWDTALLSYSLQEAGVPNDNQMIQKATDYLLQKQHKEKKDWSVHAPSLDAGGWGFSDVNTTIPDIDDTTAALRAIARSREGNQRIEEAWRKGIEWVKGLQNIDGGWAAFERGVTSHFLTHLPLDNAGDMTTDPSTSDITGRVLEFFGTYAPHQLKDDQKDRAIKWLMQAQEKNGSWYGKWGVCYIYGTWAALTGLRAVGVPSNHTALQKAATWLERIQHNDGGWGESCRSSIEKHFISLPFSTPSQTAWALDALITFYDTETPVIRKGISYLLAHLNQNQDYPTGIGLPDGFYIRYHSYHHIFPILTFAHYIKKYMK; this is translated from the coding sequence GTGTTATTATATGAAAAAGTGCGTCAAGAAGTCGAGCGGAAAGTTACTGCACTTCGAACGATGCAATATCAAGATGGGGCTTGGCGTTTTTGTTTTGAAGGTTCTCCATTAACGGATTGTCATATGATTTTTTTACTAAGATTATTAGGACAAAATGGTGAGATGGAGCCATTTGTTACTCGAGTTGCATCTCTTCAAACAAATGAAGGAACCTGGAAGCTATATGAAGATGAATCTGTTGGCAATTTGTCTACTACAATTAATGCATATGTCGCTTTACTTGCTTCTGGAAGGTATACGAAAGAAGATATAAATATGAAGCGTGCAGAAGCGTTTATTCGGAGGCAGGGTGGGATTACAAAGGCTCACTTTATGACGAAGTTTTTATTAGCGCTTCATGGAGGATATGAATATCCTTCTTTATTTCACTTCCCAACACCCATGTTATTTTTACCTGAAGATTCCCCGCTTAGTATATTTGAGCTAAGTAGTTCCGCACGTATTCACCTCATTCCGATGATGATTTGTATGAATAAACGATTTACTGTGTCCAAAACGATTCTTCCTAATTTAGATTATATTTCAGGTGGGAGTAAAAAGCAGTGGTTCCGTGAAGAACGTTCATCATTGTTTCAAAGGCTTCTTGGTGACGTGAAAAAGTTTTTATCTTATCCGTTATCTTTACAACATAAGGGATATAAAGAAGCAGAGCGTTTTATGATTGAGCGGATTGAAACAAATGGAACACTATATAGTTATGCGAGTGCTACATTTTATATGATTTATGCATTGCTTGCACTTGGGCATTCGATTCAGTCACCGCTTATTTCCAATGCAGTATTAGGGTTGAAATCTTATATATGGAATATGAACAAGGGGACACATCTTCAAAATTCACCATCTACAGTGTGGGATACAGCTTTACTAAGTTATTCGTTGCAAGAAGCAGGTGTACCAAATGATAACCAAATGATTCAAAAAGCGACAGATTATTTGTTGCAAAAACAACATAAGGAGAAAAAAGATTGGAGTGTGCATGCTCCATCACTAGACGCTGGAGGTTGGGGCTTTTCTGATGTGAATACAACAATTCCAGATATTGATGATACAACAGCTGCCCTAAGAGCGATAGCACGAAGCCGAGAAGGAAATCAAAGAATAGAAGAAGCTTGGAGAAAAGGCATTGAATGGGTCAAAGGGTTACAAAATATTGATGGAGGCTGGGCAGCTTTTGAAAGAGGTGTAACGAGTCATTTTCTGACTCATTTACCACTTGATAACGCAGGAGACATGACTACGGACCCATCTACGTCAGATATTACAGGTAGGGTGTTGGAGTTTTTTGGAACATATGCTCCGCACCAGCTAAAAGATGACCAAAAGGATCGAGCAATTAAATGGTTAATGCAAGCACAGGAGAAGAATGGATCATGGTATGGAAAATGGGGAGTGTGTTACATATACGGTACTTGGGCAGCCCTCACAGGTTTACGTGCTGTAGGAGTTCCATCTAATCATACAGCTTTACAAAAAGCAGCTACATGGTTAGAGCGTATTCAACATAACGATGGAGGTTGGGGAGAGTCTTGCAGGAGTAGCATAGAAAAGCATTTTATTTCGTTACCGTTTAGTACACCATCACAAACGGCATGGGCACTCGATGCACTTATTACTTTTTATGATACGGAAACACCTGTCATTCGAAAAGGGATTTCTTATTTACTTGCACATCTAAATCAGAATCAGGATTATCCTACAGGCATAGGGCTACCAGATGGTTTTTATATTCGCTACCATAGCTACCATCATATATTTCCAATCCTTACTTTTGCGCATTATATCAAAAAATATATGAAATAA
- a CDS encoding DoxX family membrane protein translates to MFIDFLRNNKKALFILLPLRLYLGYAWLSAGLGKLFGQSFDASGFLKGAIAKASGDHPAVQGWWADFLQHFALPHADLFSFLVQWGEISVGLGLLLGGLTKTAVFFGIIMNTAFLLSGTISTNPNMILLSILVLVAGHNAGRVGLDGFVFRKLFHKHKNNYPTYPTHKFAS, encoded by the coding sequence ATGTTTATTGATTTTTTACGTAATAACAAAAAAGCTTTATTTATTCTATTACCCCTTCGTTTATATTTAGGATACGCTTGGTTATCTGCTGGATTAGGAAAGCTTTTTGGTCAGTCATTTGACGCAAGCGGGTTTTTAAAAGGTGCAATTGCCAAAGCAAGTGGAGATCATCCAGCTGTACAAGGCTGGTGGGCTGATTTTCTACAACATTTTGCTCTTCCACATGCTGATTTATTTAGCTTTCTCGTACAATGGGGAGAAATTTCAGTTGGGCTTGGACTTCTTTTAGGAGGGCTAACCAAAACCGCTGTATTTTTCGGGATTATTATGAACACTGCTTTTCTTTTAAGTGGAACTATAAGTACAAATCCAAATATGATACTATTGTCTATACTGGTTTTAGTTGCAGGACATAACGCTGGACGTGTTGGTCTAGACGGATTTGTTTTTCGAAAACTTTTCCATAAACATAAAAATAACTATCCAACCTATCCTACACATAAATTTGCATCATAA
- a CDS encoding divergent PAP2 family protein, which produces METILHNDPLMAAVIAWFLAQLTKVIFKLVKTKEFDFAQFFASGGMPSSHSSTVTALATGVGMVEGVTSAVFAVAAIFAIIVMYDASGVRLAVSKQAKILNDFFHGRQTEYKKLNELVGHTPYQVVVGAILGIVVGIGYCL; this is translated from the coding sequence ATGGAAACAATTTTACATAATGATCCGCTTATGGCAGCTGTAATTGCCTGGTTTTTGGCGCAATTAACGAAAGTTATTTTTAAGTTAGTAAAGACAAAAGAGTTCGATTTTGCACAGTTTTTTGCTTCTGGTGGAATGCCAAGCTCTCATTCTTCAACAGTTACAGCGTTAGCAACAGGAGTTGGCATGGTGGAAGGAGTTACGAGTGCAGTGTTTGCTGTAGCAGCCATTTTTGCCATTATTGTCATGTATGATGCTTCAGGGGTAAGGCTTGCAGTAAGTAAACAGGCGAAGATTTTAAATGATTTTTTTCATGGCAGACAAACCGAATATAAAAAGCTGAATGAGCTTGTTGGACACACGCCTTATCAAGTGGTTGTCGGAGCTATTTTAGGAATTGTTGTTGGAATTGGATATTGTTTATGA
- a CDS encoding YfhD family protein — translation MNKKNLGYSKTSDGIDVEFSRELADHDDLEANARADAADARQKRQSKQK, via the coding sequence ATGAACAAAAAGAACCTAGGGTATAGCAAAACTTCTGATGGCATCGATGTAGAGTTCTCTCGTGAACTTGCTGATCATGATGACTTAGAAGCAAATGCACGTGCTGACGCCGCCGATGCACGTCAAAAACGCCAGTCTAAACAAAAATAA
- a CDS encoding aldehyde dehydrogenase family protein, translating to MSQLAVNLHEKVEKFLQGTKKLYVNGAFVESASGKTFKTPNPATGETLAIVSEAGREDIHKAVVAARVAFDEGPWSRMSGAERSRLMYKLADLMEEHKEELAQLETLDNGKPIRETLAADIPLAIEHMRYYAGWATKIVGQTIPVSGEYFNYTRHEAVGVVGQIIPWNFPLLMAMWKMGAALATGCTIVLKPAEQTPLSALYLAELFEEAGFPKGVVNIVPGFGETAGQALVNHPLVDKIAFTGSTPVGKQIMRQASETLKRVTLELGGKSPNIILPDADLSRAIPAALSGVMFNQGQVCCAGSRLFIPKKMYDNVMADLVLYSKKLTQGAGLDPQTTIGPLVSEEQQKRVMGYIEKGIEEGAEVLVGGNKPYEQGYFVAPTVFADVNDEMTIAKEEIFGPVISALPFNDIDEVIERANKSSFGLAAGVWTENVKNAHYIASKVRAGTVWVNCYNVFDAASPFGGFKQSGLGREMGSYALNNYTEVKSVWVNLN from the coding sequence ATGAGTCAACTAGCTGTAAATCTTCATGAAAAAGTAGAAAAGTTTCTTCAAGGAACAAAAAAATTATATGTGAATGGGGCGTTCGTCGAAAGCGCTTCCGGAAAGACATTTAAAACTCCTAACCCAGCAACTGGCGAAACACTTGCGATTGTTTCCGAAGCTGGTCGCGAAGATATTCATAAAGCTGTAGTAGCTGCTAGAGTTGCATTTGATGAAGGACCTTGGTCGCGTATGAGCGGCGCTGAACGCAGCCGTCTTATGTATAAACTTGCAGATTTAATGGAGGAACACAAAGAGGAACTTGCACAACTTGAAACATTGGATAATGGGAAACCAATTCGCGAAACATTAGCAGCAGACATTCCGCTTGCAATTGAACATATGCGTTATTACGCTGGCTGGGCTACAAAAATTGTCGGTCAAACAATCCCAGTCTCTGGTGAATATTTTAACTATACACGCCATGAAGCTGTTGGTGTTGTTGGGCAAATTATTCCGTGGAACTTCCCACTCCTTATGGCAATGTGGAAAATGGGGGCTGCTCTTGCAACTGGTTGTACAATCGTATTGAAGCCAGCAGAACAAACACCTCTTTCCGCTCTATACTTAGCTGAATTATTTGAAGAGGCTGGATTCCCAAAAGGCGTTGTCAACATCGTACCAGGATTTGGCGAGACAGCTGGACAAGCTCTTGTCAATCATCCTCTCGTTGATAAAATTGCATTTACGGGTTCTACTCCGGTTGGTAAACAAATTATGAGACAAGCATCTGAAACATTAAAACGAGTTACATTAGAACTTGGAGGTAAATCACCGAATATTATTTTACCAGATGCTGATTTATCTCGAGCAATCCCAGCAGCACTTTCCGGTGTTATGTTTAACCAAGGTCAAGTATGCTGTGCAGGGTCACGTTTATTTATTCCAAAGAAAATGTATGATAATGTTATGGCTGACCTTGTTCTATATTCAAAAAAATTAACACAAGGTGCAGGTCTAGATCCACAAACTACAATTGGACCTCTTGTTTCTGAAGAACAACAAAAACGCGTTATGGGATACATTGAAAAAGGGATCGAAGAAGGCGCAGAAGTACTTGTTGGTGGAAACAAACCATACGAGCAAGGTTATTTCGTCGCTCCAACTGTATTTGCGGACGTAAATGATGAAATGACAATTGCAAAAGAAGAAATTTTTGGTCCTGTCATCTCTGCATTGCCGTTTAATGATATTGACGAAGTAATTGAACGTGCAAATAAGTCATCATTTGGCTTAGCCGCTGGTGTATGGACAGAAAATGTAAAGAATGCACATTACATTGCAAGTAAAGTTCGTGCTGGTACAGTATGGGTAAACTGTTACAACGTATTTGATGCAGCTTCTCCATTTGGTGGATTTAAGCAATCTGGCCTTGGCCGTGAAATGGGTTCTTATGCATTAAATAACTATACAGAAGTGAAGAGTGTTTGGGTGAACCTAAACTAA
- the fabG gene encoding 3-oxoacyl-ACP reductase FabG, whose protein sequence is MDFLHGKTAVVTGAAQGIGKEIACTFAKLGAKVLISDVNEKKLKETAREFLDQGYEVSLYACDVSNQSEAKSLVEYAVQTFGELHVLVNNAGITRDAMLHKMEKSAWEQVMQVNLTGVFYCMQPALLYMRQQQFGRIINISSISREGNIGQANYAATKAGVIGLTKTAAKEVGGFGITCNAICPGFMDTDMTKTIPDKVKEKMVGAIPVGRIGMPQDIANAAAFFASEYASYITGEVLNVSGGLQV, encoded by the coding sequence ATGGATTTTTTACATGGGAAAACAGCTGTTGTAACAGGAGCAGCGCAAGGGATTGGGAAAGAAATTGCTTGTACTTTTGCAAAGTTAGGTGCAAAGGTGTTAATCAGTGATGTAAATGAGAAGAAATTAAAAGAAACAGCAAGAGAATTTTTAGATCAAGGATATGAAGTAAGTTTATACGCATGTGATGTGAGTAATCAAAGTGAAGCGAAATCGTTAGTCGAATACGCAGTTCAAACATTTGGAGAATTACATGTTTTAGTGAATAATGCAGGGATTACAAGAGATGCGATGTTACATAAAATGGAGAAATCAGCTTGGGAGCAAGTAATGCAAGTAAATTTAACAGGTGTGTTTTATTGTATGCAACCGGCACTTCTTTACATGAGGCAGCAACAATTTGGACGTATCATCAATATTTCTTCGATTAGTAGGGAAGGTAATATTGGGCAAGCAAATTATGCTGCAACGAAAGCGGGCGTCATTGGATTAACAAAAACGGCAGCAAAAGAAGTGGGCGGATTTGGTATTACTTGTAATGCCATTTGTCCCGGTTTTATGGATACAGATATGACAAAAACAATACCAGATAAAGTGAAAGAGAAGATGGTTGGTGCAATCCCAGTTGGAAGAATTGGAATGCCACAAGATATCGCGAATGCAGCGGCCTTTTTCGCTTCAGAGTATGCTTCTTATATTACAGGCGAGGTATTAAATGTGAGTGGTGGCTTGCAAGTGTAA
- the rarD gene encoding EamA family transporter RarD, giving the protein MESQKALQKQGVLYAAGAYMMWGVLPIYWKWVGEVPAEEILAHRIVWAFVFMLLILGVSRRLGQFQSELVSLFKRPKLLISLTIASVLISGNWFVYIWAVNQNHIIEASLGYYINPLVSILLGTVVLKEKLNFWQYVAVGLAGIGVIILAFRYGSIPWIALSLAFTFGLYGLTKKLLNYDAMIGLTMETMIVTPLAFIYLVMIGEHGFGSFGSISFTSTLILMGAGTVTALPLFYFAKGAQLIPLYMIGFLQYISPTINLILGVFVFHEHFTSAHMTAFFFIWVALLIFSVAKTKFLLRKQPKFLKNKSAKVS; this is encoded by the coding sequence TTTATACGCAGCTGGTGCTTATATGATGTGGGGAGTTCTTCCGATTTACTGGAAATGGGTGGGGGAAGTTCCTGCAGAAGAGATATTAGCACATCGTATTGTTTGGGCATTTGTTTTTATGTTACTAATTTTGGGAGTATCGAGACGATTGGGGCAATTTCAGAGTGAACTTGTGAGTCTTTTTAAACGACCTAAATTATTAATTTCATTAACGATCGCTTCCGTTTTAATTAGTGGGAATTGGTTTGTGTACATATGGGCTGTGAATCAGAATCATATCATTGAAGCGAGTCTTGGTTATTATATTAATCCTCTTGTAAGTATTTTACTTGGTACAGTTGTTTTGAAAGAAAAACTTAACTTTTGGCAATATGTTGCAGTTGGTTTAGCAGGAATAGGTGTTATTATTTTAGCGTTTCGATACGGTTCAATTCCATGGATTGCTCTTTCACTGGCATTTACATTTGGGTTATATGGGTTAACCAAGAAATTGCTGAATTATGATGCAATGATAGGACTTACGATGGAAACAATGATTGTGACGCCTCTTGCATTCATTTATTTAGTTATGATTGGTGAGCATGGTTTTGGTTCGTTTGGCTCTATTTCGTTTACTTCAACGCTAATTTTAATGGGAGCAGGGACTGTTACTGCATTACCACTTTTTTATTTTGCAAAAGGAGCACAACTTATTCCGCTATATATGATTGGATTTTTACAATATATTTCTCCGACTATTAATCTTATTTTAGGGGTTTTTGTGTTCCATGAGCATTTTACATCGGCTCATATGACAGCATTTTTCTTTATTTGGGTTGCATTATTGATATTTTCGGTGGCAAAAACAAAGTTTTTGCTTCGTAAGCAACCAAAGTTTCTTAAAAATAAATCAGCAAAAGTATCATAA
- a CDS encoding YhdT family protein, protein MKDYHDDPRFRIAHREALIGLGLAFINFIIWYGFAYGLGSKDPSEYTYVLGFPAWFFYSCIVGFGVVVILLILIVRFAFQDISLDEEEKSEE, encoded by the coding sequence ATGAAGGATTATCATGATGATCCACGCTTTCGAATTGCCCATAGAGAGGCGTTAATTGGTCTTGGACTTGCTTTTATCAATTTTATAATATGGTATGGATTTGCCTATGGGCTTGGGAGTAAAGATCCAAGTGAATATACATATGTATTAGGTTTTCCGGCATGGTTTTTTTATAGTTGTATAGTCGGTTTTGGTGTAGTAGTTATACTTCTTATTTTAATCGTGCGTTTTGCATTTCAAGATATTTCGCTCGATGAGGAAGAAAAAAGTGAGGAATGA
- the panF gene encoding sodium/pantothenate symporter — protein sequence MNWYVIIPMIISFIVVFLIGVYASRRVQATAHNKFLQEYFLGGRELGGLLLAMTMIATYGSASSFIGGPGIAYNMGLGWVLLSAIQVVTGYIVLTVIGKKFAIIARKMEAITLIDYLKGRYNHKAVVILSAVCIIIFLFSATVAQWVGGGRLIESLTGLSYTTALFLFTFSVLVYVLIGGFRAVALSDTLLGIIMLAGTTIILIATVIAGGGIEKIMQELVRINPNLITPFGADGSLTKTYVTSFWILIGVGVVGLPQISVRAMSYKNSKAMHQALIIGTIVVGTIMIGMHLTGVFARVVLPGVTVPDKVMPLLAMEVLPPWLAGIFLAAPMAAIMSTVNSLLLLVSSSIIKDIYVNYINENAADTTIKKGSLWITGIIGLLVYAAAIKPPDFLIWLNLFSFGGLEAAFIWPIVLGLYWKRGNAVGALASILVGVSSYMLFHLCFPNPFGIHTVVFPICFAFIAYVIGSMLTSNKVKL from the coding sequence ATGAATTGGTACGTAATAATCCCAATGATAATTTCTTTTATCGTTGTATTTTTAATTGGTGTATATGCATCCAGACGTGTACAAGCAACTGCTCATAATAAATTTTTACAAGAATATTTTCTTGGAGGACGTGAGCTTGGCGGTCTATTATTAGCTATGACAATGATTGCTACGTACGGTAGTGCGAGTAGTTTTATCGGTGGACCTGGAATTGCATACAATATGGGGCTTGGATGGGTATTATTATCAGCAATCCAGGTTGTAACGGGTTACATTGTCTTGACGGTAATTGGTAAAAAGTTTGCAATCATTGCAAGAAAGATGGAAGCAATTACGCTTATTGATTATTTAAAAGGAAGATATAATCATAAAGCAGTGGTCATTCTTTCAGCAGTATGTATTATTATCTTTTTATTTTCGGCAACAGTTGCTCAGTGGGTTGGAGGCGGAAGGTTAATTGAATCGTTAACAGGTCTTTCGTATACAACGGCTTTATTTCTTTTTACATTCTCTGTACTTGTATACGTTTTAATTGGTGGATTCCGCGCAGTTGCTTTATCTGATACATTGCTCGGCATTATTATGTTAGCAGGTACGACAATTATTTTAATTGCAACAGTGATTGCTGGTGGCGGGATTGAAAAGATTATGCAAGAACTGGTTCGAATTAATCCCAATTTAATTACACCATTTGGTGCAGATGGCAGTTTAACGAAAACGTATGTGACATCATTTTGGATATTAATTGGTGTTGGTGTTGTTGGATTACCGCAAATTAGCGTGCGTGCGATGTCTTATAAAAATTCAAAAGCGATGCATCAAGCTTTAATTATCGGGACAATTGTTGTTGGTACAATTATGATTGGTATGCACTTAACAGGTGTATTTGCACGCGTGGTGCTTCCAGGCGTAACTGTACCAGACAAAGTAATGCCACTTCTTGCGATGGAAGTATTGCCACCTTGGCTTGCTGGAATCTTTTTGGCTGCCCCAATGGCGGCAATTATGTCAACGGTAAACTCACTTTTACTACTGGTGAGTTCATCCATTATTAAAGATATATATGTGAACTATATAAATGAAAATGCGGCGGATACAACAATAAAAAAAGGAAGTCTATGGATTACGGGTATCATTGGTTTACTTGTATATGCCGCAGCTATTAAACCGCCAGATTTCTTAATATGGTTAAACTTATTTTCCTTTGGTGGCTTAGAAGCAGCATTTATTTGGCCTATTGTTTTAGGGCTATATTGGAAGAGAGGGAATGCAGTTGGCGCGCTTGCATCCATTCTGGTTGGTGTGAGTTCTTATATGCTATTTCACCTTTGTTTTCCAAATCCGTTTGGTATACATACAGTTGTGTTTCCGATTTGTTTTGCTTTCATTGCGTATGTAATAGGTAGTATGTTAACTTCAAATAAAGTGAAACTTTAA